DNA from Microbacterium foliorum:
GGCGGGGTCCACCCGCCTGGCATGTTTCTTGTGGGCGGCCTGACGGGTCACACCGAGGGCGTCGGCGACCTCCTGCCAGGTCATTCCGGCGCGCAGCGCGGCCTCGACCTGACGCAGCTCGAGGGTGTCGGCCAGCACGCGCAGCGTCGCGACGGCGCGCAGGCCGGCTCGCGGATCGCTGAGGTCCGCCGCAGTCGCGGCGATCTGGGATGACTCCATACTGTCAACCTACGTTGCTAGACGGCGTTCTGTCAACCGAGGTTGCTCGCGGCACGCGGTCCCATCCGAATCGGCGGGGGCTCCGAACAGGAGAGGATGGCAGTACATGCGCGCGCCCGCATGCTCCTTTCGTCCGTTCGACCGAGGACCGCCGTCACGCCCCGAACCGCCCGTTCGACCGAGAGGAACACACCGATGATCGAATCATCGACCCCGCCGCTGGCAGTCCTCGACGCCTACCGGAACATCACCGACCTCCTGGTCGCCCGCGCGCAGACCGCGCCGGAGCACGTGGCCTTCGAGGTCGAGAGGGCGGATGCCGGCAGCACCGCCCCCTGGCGGCCGGTCACCACGCGCGCGTTCTCCGATGAGGTGCGCGCGCTGGCGAAGGGATTCATCGCCCGGGGCGTGCAGGCGGGCGACCCGATCGCGATCATGGCGCCGACGCGCTACGAGTGGGCCGTCGCCGATCTCGCCTCCTGGTTCGCCGGTGCCGTCGTCGTGCCGATCTACGAGACGTCCTCGCCGTCGCAGGTGAACGCCATCGTCGCCGACGCAGGGGTGCGTCTGGCGATCGGCGGCACGGCGTCGCACACGGCGCTGCTGCAGTCGGCGCTCACGGAGGCCGGTGGCGACCCCCTCGGCGTGTGGACGATGGATGCCGCCGCATCCGCACCCCTCGCCGACCTCGTCGCGCTCGGAGCCGACGTCTCGGATGCCGACCTCGAGGCCCGCCGAGCATCGGCTACCCAGGACGACCCGGCGACGATCGTCTACACCTCCGGCACCACGGGCGAGCCGAAGGGCGTCGTGCTGACGCATCGGAACTTCCTCGGGCAGGTGCTGAACATCGCCGCCGCCTACCGCGAGATCGTCAACGACGCCGGCAACACCGTGATCTTCCTCCCGCTCGCTCATGTGCTGGCCCGGGGCCTGCAGCTGATCTGCCTGGCCAGCGGCATGCGCATCGCGCACCTCGCCGATCCGTCGACCGTCGTCGCGACCCTCGACACCCTGCGGCCGACCTTCCTCGTCGTCGTCCCCCGAGTCCTGGAGAAGATTCAGGCGGCCGCCGCCGCCAAGGCCGCCGACAAGGGCCTCGCGGGCGTCTGGACGAAGGCCAGGGAGACGGCGATCGCGTGGGGCCGCCGCGCCGAACGGATCGACGCCGCCGCGCACCCCGCGAACGACCTCTCGCTGCGACTGCGCCACCGGTTCTTCGACGCGCTGTTCTATCGGCGCCTGCGCGCGGTGATGGGCGGACGCGTCGGCTACATGCTCTCGGGCGGCGCCGCCCTCGACCCCGAGCTGTCGCTGTTCTTCCGCGGCATCGGCGTCCCCGTCATCGAGGGGTACGGCCTCACCGAGACCACGGCACCGCTCACCGGCAACCTGCCGGGACGCATCGCCTCGGGCAGCGTGGGCTCACCGCTCCCCGGCCTCACGGTGCGCATCAGCGATGAGGGCGAGGTGCTCGCCCGGGGCCTCGGCGTCTTCGGCGGATACCGCAATCCCGCCCACGACAAGGGAGCATTCGTCGACGGGTTCTTCCGCACCGGCGACCTGGGCCGGCTCGACGACCAGGGCAGGCTGATCCTCGACGGACGGCTCAAAGACGTGATCGTCACCTCCAACGGCAAGACGATCGTGCCGACCCGCTGGGAGAGCGCCGTCGAGGCGGATCCGCTCATCTCCCACGCGGTGATGGTGGGCGAGGGCAAGCCCTACCTCTCCGCGCTGCTGGTGCTCGATCCGGAGCAGACGCAGGAGTGGGCCCGCACCAACGGCGCCGACATCCCGCCCCTGGCCGAGCCCGACCTCCGCGCGGTCACCGATCCCACCCTGCGCATGCGACTGCAGGCCTCCGTCGACGCCGCCAATGCCCTCGTGGCCCGCAGCGAGCAGGTGCGCCGGTTCAGCGTGATCCTCGCCGACCTCGAGGACCGCGGGATCGTCACCCCCACCATGAAACTCCGGCGGAGCGTCGTGCTCGATCGCGCCTCCGTCACCGTCGAAGACCTCTACCTCTGAGAAACAGGAAGAACACCATGTCCTCACCGACGCCCACCGAAACCAAGTCGTCGCGCGCCTCGCTCGTCGCGATCGTCGTCGCCCTCGTCATCGGGGCGCTCGTCGCGCTCGCCGGCAGCCAGAACGGCGCGATGCTCGGCGGCATCCCGCTCTTCGCGCTCGCGGTGGCGGCCGCGTACGGCATCCAGATCCTCGCCTTCATCCCGGCCGTGATCCTGCGCACCGAGCGCTTCTTCGACCTCACCGGCAGCCTCACGTTCCTCGCGATCTCGGTGGCTCTCGTGCTGCTGACGCCCCTGCCCGACGCGCGCAGCTGGATCCTCGCGGTGATGGTGGCCCTGTGGGCCGTCCGCCTCGGATCCTTCCTCGCCACGCGCGTGCACAAGGCCGGATCCGACGGCCGCTTCGACGAGATCAAGGGTTCGCCCGTACGGTTCCTGCAGGTGTGGGTCATCCAGGGCGCCTGGGTGTCGATCACGGCCGCCGCCGCCTGGATCGCGATCAGCACGGATGCCGCGAACCGCGCACCCATCGGATGGCTCACCGTCGTGGGGATCGTCGTCTGGGTGCTCGGCATGGTGATCGAGATCGTCGCCGACGCGCAGAAGTCCGCGTTCCGCGCCGACCCGAAGAACAAGGACGAATTCATCCGCACCGGTCTGTGGTCGCGTTCGCGGCACCCCAACTACTTCGGGGAGATCGTGATCTGGGTGGGCGTCTTCGTGACCGCGGCCCCCGTGCTCACCGGATGGCAGTGGGTGGCCGTGCTGTCACCGCTGTTCGTGATCCTGCTGCTCACCCGCGTGAGCGGCATCCCGCTGCTCGAGGCGCGTGCCGAGAAGAAGTGGGGTGACCGCGCCGACTACATCGAGTACCGCGACAGCACTCCCGCGCTCATCCCGCGTCTCACACGACCGACTGTGCGGCAGGCCGCGGCATAACGGCCGCCATCCGGCCCGAGGTCGGTGACGAACAACCTTCATGCGCCGCTTCCGATCGCTCGCCTCACTCGCCGCCCTCGCCCTCGGGCTCACCGCCTGCAGCGCGGGACCTGTGCCGGATGCGTCCCCGACGCCGGGAGACGGGCCGGTCGTCGCGTTCTACGGGGACTCGTACACGCTGGGCACGGGGGCGAGCGATCCGGCTCTCCGATGGTCGACGATCATCAGCGAGCAGCGCGGATGGCAGGAGTTCAACCCCAGCGTCAACGGACTCGGGTTTGTCAACCACCGCTCGGACTTCGCCGAGAACGACCTTCCTGAGCTCGTCATCGCACAGGATCCCGACATCGTCTTCGTGACGATGGGGCTCAACGACAACTTCAGCTACGACCGACGCGCCGACCTCATCCGCACGACCATCACCGACGACCTCAGCCGGCTGCGCGACGCCCTGCCCGAGGCGAGGATCATCGTCGTCGAGCCGTTCTGGTACACCGACGAACGCCCGGAATCGGTGCAGACGATCATCGGATGGGCCGAGGATGCCGCGGCAGAGATCGACGCGGACTGGATCCCCGGTGCGAGCCGGTGGCTCGACGGGCACTACGCCGGCGCCGAGGACAGCTGGATGGCGGGAGACGGCCTGCATCCCTCCGACATCGGATATCGCCACATGGCCGAGGAGATGGATGCGGCGCTCGACGCCCTCGATCCGCCGCTCTAGATAGATGTGCGGGCGGTGCGGGCGGTGCAGTCCCGAAGCGATACGCTGACCGGCATGAGCGCGCACGAGACGCATCCGCCCCTGCACCTGGACTCGTTCGAGGCGCCGCGCACGCCCGCGGCGGTCGCAGCCCTGTCGCTCGCGACGCAGTACCACTCCCCCGCGATCCTGAATCACGTGGTGCGCTCGTGGCTGTGGGCCGAGGCGTTCGCCGTCATCGAAGGGCGGCAGGACATCGACCACGAGCTGCTCTATGTCTCGGCCGTGCTGCATGACATCGGCCTGGCCCCGGAGTTCGACAACGTGTTCCGCTCCTACGAGGAGGCCGGCGGCCATGTCGCCGTCGCGCTCACCCGGGGCGCCGGCTGGGACGAGCGGCGGGGCACCCGTGCGCTCGAGGTGATCGTGCGGCACAACTGGCCCTCGGTCGATCCCGCCGTCGACGTCGAGGGGTACCTGCTCGAGATCGCGACCGGTCTCGACATCTCCGGTGCGCGCTCCGACGCACTCCCCGAGCCCTTCCTCCGCGAGGTTCTCGAGGCCCATCCCCGCCTCGACCTCGCCACGGAGTTCGGCTCCGGAGTCGTCGACCAGGCGGCCCGGAAGCCGCACACCGCAGCTCACCGCCTGGTCGAGGGCGGCGTCGTCCGCAAACTCGAGCAGAACCCCCTCGGCTGAGCGCGCCGTGGGCGGCGCTCGCTAGTCGTCGCTCGAATCGACGAAGACCCCGACCCGGTCGCCGTCGAGCACGAACTGGATCGCGACGCCCGAGGGGTACCGCTCCATCAGCTCGTCCGGCAGCTCGTCGCTGAACGGCACGGCGAGCGCGGTCGGGAAGGACGCGACACCGCACGTCCCGTAGATCGGGCCGCCGACGTACGAGTCCCCCTCATCCTCGCCCTCCTCGGGCAGGTCGCTGGTCCTGGCGACCGAGAGGCAGCGGTTGTCCGACACCCGATCCCCCGACTCCGACGTCCACCCCGGAGTCTCGAAGATCGTCAGACCGGCGAACTCCGCGCTGGCGACGTCGGAGCCCGCACCGAACCAGCTCGGAGGAATCGCGCCCTCGGGCGTGAGCCGGAGCGTGTCGACCTGCGGCGCGCCCGATGACGTCGACACCGTCTGCAGCGAGGTCACCGCGAACGTCACGAGAGCGGCCACGGCAGCGGATGCCACGACCGATGCCACCCACAACACGCGGTGCTTTCTGCCGAGACGGGCGGGCCGCCCCGCGCCATGCTCCGCCGGACCCGGACCGACGGCCGCGTCGGCGGCACCGGCGGCGGAGGCGGAGGCCGCGTCGGGATCGTCGTCCCACAGCGAGTCGTCACCGAGCCTGTCGAGCAGCTCATCGCCCGCTCGGTCCTCGACGCGACCGTCGGCGATGACGGACGCGGAACGGGCGTCGACCGAGACGACGCCGGAGTCGGGTATCGCGGCGCGCGAGGCCTCGAGCTGCTCCAGGCGGCGCAGAGCGATCGGATCTGTGGCGATGTCGGCACGGGGACCGTACGCACGGGCGCGAAGCTCGCGCAGCTCCCTCTCGGAATCGGCATCCAGTCGCGCACTCATCCCCGCATCGTCTCACGACCGACCCCGTGCACGCAGCGACGGGCGGACGGAGCACGAATGCTCCGCCCGCCCGTCAGTGGAGGGTCAGTTCTTGAACGCGTCCTTCACGTTCTCGCCGGCCTTCTTCGCGTCGGCCTTGACCTGGTCGGCCTTGCCCTCGGCAGCGAGCTTGTCGTTGTCGGTCGCGTTGCCGATCGCTTCCTTCGCCTTTCCGGCGATGTCCTGAGCGGCGTTCTTGATCTTGTCATCGAGTCCCATGAGGAGCTCCTTTCGTGAGGGTGATGATGACGACGGGAGGATTCCCGCCGTCTTATCGTCGTGCTCTTCGCGACCGACGATAAGTCGAGGGGTGCAGCCGATCAGCGGCGCACCTTGTCGAGGGCCTTCTCTGCGGCCTTCTTGGCCTTCTTCGCGGCCTTCGCCCGTTCCTTCTTGGCCTTCGGGTCGTTCCACATCCGCACGAGCTGGTGCCGCACGGACTCGCCCTTGTCGATCTGCACGGTCGCCGCCCGGCTGCCCAGGATGTAGGCGACGAAGGCGACGGCGCCGATGAGGAGGATCTTGTTTCGCATGGTGTCTCTTCTTCCTGGGTGTCGTGTGGTGACGGGTGCCGTGTGACGGGTGGGCGTCAGCGGATCAGGTCAGGCGACGCTGGTCGTGAGCGAGCCGCGCCCGCAGTCCGGTGTGGATGGAGACGTAGGTCGCCGTCTCGCGGCCGGTGAGGGTCGCGAGGTTGCCGAGCAGGCGGTCGACGTGGTCGACCAGCTCGCGCGGATCGGTGTTCTGACGCGGGGTCAGCGCCACGTGCAGCACGGGCTCGCTGTGGATGTCGTTCGCGGTGACGTGGGTCGAGAGGATGTCGGCCCGGTCGGCGAGCGAGTTCTTCACCGCATCCGAGACGAAGGACTCGGTGACGGTGACCCGGCCGAGCGGGTTCTGCGCCC
Protein-coding regions in this window:
- a CDS encoding AMP-dependent synthetase/ligase; its protein translation is MIESSTPPLAVLDAYRNITDLLVARAQTAPEHVAFEVERADAGSTAPWRPVTTRAFSDEVRALAKGFIARGVQAGDPIAIMAPTRYEWAVADLASWFAGAVVVPIYETSSPSQVNAIVADAGVRLAIGGTASHTALLQSALTEAGGDPLGVWTMDAAASAPLADLVALGADVSDADLEARRASATQDDPATIVYTSGTTGEPKGVVLTHRNFLGQVLNIAAAYREIVNDAGNTVIFLPLAHVLARGLQLICLASGMRIAHLADPSTVVATLDTLRPTFLVVVPRVLEKIQAAAAAKAADKGLAGVWTKARETAIAWGRRAERIDAAAHPANDLSLRLRHRFFDALFYRRLRAVMGGRVGYMLSGGAALDPELSLFFRGIGVPVIEGYGLTETTAPLTGNLPGRIASGSVGSPLPGLTVRISDEGEVLARGLGVFGGYRNPAHDKGAFVDGFFRTGDLGRLDDQGRLILDGRLKDVIVTSNGKTIVPTRWESAVEADPLISHAVMVGEGKPYLSALLVLDPEQTQEWARTNGADIPPLAEPDLRAVTDPTLRMRLQASVDAANALVARSEQVRRFSVILADLEDRGIVTPTMKLRRSVVLDRASVTVEDLYL
- a CDS encoding DUF1295 domain-containing protein; the protein is MSSPTPTETKSSRASLVAIVVALVIGALVALAGSQNGAMLGGIPLFALAVAAAYGIQILAFIPAVILRTERFFDLTGSLTFLAISVALVLLTPLPDARSWILAVMVALWAVRLGSFLATRVHKAGSDGRFDEIKGSPVRFLQVWVIQGAWVSITAAAAWIAISTDAANRAPIGWLTVVGIVVWVLGMVIEIVADAQKSAFRADPKNKDEFIRTGLWSRSRHPNYFGEIVIWVGVFVTAAPVLTGWQWVAVLSPLFVILLLTRVSGIPLLEARAEKKWGDRADYIEYRDSTPALIPRLTRPTVRQAAA
- a CDS encoding SGNH/GDSL hydrolase family protein; the encoded protein is MRRFRSLASLAALALGLTACSAGPVPDASPTPGDGPVVAFYGDSYTLGTGASDPALRWSTIISEQRGWQEFNPSVNGLGFVNHRSDFAENDLPELVIAQDPDIVFVTMGLNDNFSYDRRADLIRTTITDDLSRLRDALPEARIIVVEPFWYTDERPESVQTIIGWAEDAAAEIDADWIPGASRWLDGHYAGAEDSWMAGDGLHPSDIGYRHMAEEMDAALDALDPPL
- a CDS encoding HD domain-containing protein gives rise to the protein MSAHETHPPLHLDSFEAPRTPAAVAALSLATQYHSPAILNHVVRSWLWAEAFAVIEGRQDIDHELLYVSAVLHDIGLAPEFDNVFRSYEEAGGHVAVALTRGAGWDERRGTRALEVIVRHNWPSVDPAVDVEGYLLEIATGLDISGARSDALPEPFLREVLEAHPRLDLATEFGSGVVDQAARKPHTAAHRLVEGGVVRKLEQNPLG
- a CDS encoding CsbD family protein, which encodes MGLDDKIKNAAQDIAGKAKEAIGNATDNDKLAAEGKADQVKADAKKAGENVKDAFKN